A window of the Brassica oleracea var. oleracea cultivar TO1000 chromosome C1, BOL, whole genome shotgun sequence genome harbors these coding sequences:
- the LOC106330782 gene encoding protein FAR1-RELATED SEQUENCE 5-like, translating into MSKVLIVDATHLKNVYGGVLLVAAAQDPDHHTYPIAFGVAYGEKNDSWMWFMEHLKSVIGDEPGLVFLSDRNKRLINAVGVVFPQAAHGYCIWHLSQKVKGHVRNHRDTCAFKFMECAHSYTVVEFLNLYDAFRRRYPSTAEYLVKNVEERKWTRCYFEGDRYNVDTTNSVESFNGVIKKARKFTLIPMFDVIIAKMAEWFNKHRKEEAEIPPTLKLVPIVETKMSKRCVDGGFFEVDELNNFHLEYSLKSSDGKVYTVDMAMLTYSCEQFDKDKYSCVHAVAASTFMTDKAGRKLHLSEYLG; encoded by the coding sequence ATGAGTAAAGTCCTCATTGTGGATGCAACACACCTCAAGAATGTTTATGGTGGAGTTCTACTTGTTGCGGCTGCTCAGGATCCTGATCATCACACCTACCCAATTGCTTTCGGTGTCGCATATGGTGAAAAAAATGATAGTTGGATGTGGTTTATGGAACATTTGAAATCAGTGATAGGAGATGAACCGGGATTGGTATTTCTTTCAGATAGAAACAAAAGGTTGATCAATGCAGTAGGTGTAGTTTTCCCTCAGGCCGCTCATGGGTATTGTATATGGCATTTGTCTCAAAAGGTTAAAGGCCACGTCCGTAACCACAGAGACACTTGTGCATTTAAGTTTATGGAGTGTGCACACTCTTATACAGTGGTTGAGTTCTTGAACCTTTATGATGCTTTTCGCAGAAGGTATCCTTCTACAGCGGAGTATCTTGTTAAAAATGTTGAAGAGAGGAAATGGACTAGATGTTACTTTGAAGGAGATAGGTACAACGTTGACACCACCAATTCAGTGGAATCTTTTAATGGTGTAATTAAGAAAGCAAGAAAGTTCACCTTGATACCAATGTTTGATGTTATCATTGCAAAAATGGCTGAATGGTTTAACAAACATAGGAAAGAGGAAGCTGAGATACCACCTACACTAAAGCTTGTGCCTATTGTGGAAACGAAAATGTCCAAAAGATGTGTTGATGGAGGGTTTTTTGAGGTTGATGAGTTAAACAATTTCCATCTTGAGTACAGTTTAAAAAGTAGTGATGGGAAGGTTTATACTGTTGATATGGCTATGTTGACTTACAGCTGTGAGCAATTTGATAAAGACAAATACTCATGTGTTCATGCTGTAGCTGCCTCCACATTCATGACTGATAAAGCGGGAAGGAAACTCCATCTATCTGAGTATTTGGGTTGA
- the LOC106330790 gene encoding WD repeat-containing protein 87-like, translating to MDWRMSKLERNQRLLRSRAKKIEDRLTSIERKGNEAEENNYGEYMDFGQWDNMDCGRPEGLDKTVAEENYDRAKGKDRDTGEEENEENTTDKRLSKRLNKRLRKSKRLSKKLRKSKGKRSKRSSSRVKMVRKRTKAVAAGKLVHTPPEKFFQFARPSEEEELARLKERCVVQAEKLWRQIEEEESDEKSVESFAEEEVEKTQENVEKLVEEPEKTVEEVEKTTEEEATHVIYTE from the exons ATGGACTGGAGGATGAGTAAACTTGAAAGGAATCAGCGACTGTTGAGAAGCAGGGCTAAGAAAATAGAAGATAGGTTAACTTCTATTGAGAGAAAAGGAAATGAGGCTGAGGAGAACAATTATGGTGAATATATGGATTTTGGACAGTGGGATAATATGGATTGTGGTAGACCTGAAGGGTTGGATAAAACGGTTGCTGAGGAAAATTATGATAGAGCTAAAGGAAAAGATAGAGACACTGGTGAGGAAGAAAATGAAGAGAACACGACAGATAAAAGGCTGAGCAAGAGACTGAACAAGAGGCTGAGGAAGAGCAAAAGGCTGAGTAAGAAGCTGAGGAAGAGCAAGGGAAAGAGGTCCAAGAGAAGCAGCAGCCGCGTGAAGATGGTGAGAAAGAG GACTAAGGCAGTAGCCGCAGGGAAACTAGTCCATACACCACCAGAGAAATTTTTTCAGTTTGCGAGACCCAGTGAGGAAGAGGAACTCGCAAGGTTGAAGGAGAGATGTGTAGTACAAGCTGAAAAATTGTGGAGGCAAATTGAGGAAGAGGAAAGTGATGAGAAATCTGTGGAGAGTTTCGCTGAGGAAGAAGTAGAAAAGACACAAGAAAATGTTGAGAAATTGGTAGAAGAACCTGAAAAAACAGTGGAAGAGGTGGAAAAAACCACCGAGGAAGAAGCCACGCATGTGATATACACTGAATAA
- the LOC106330797 gene encoding uncharacterized protein LOC106330797, translated as MLIGNGETAKIWQDHWVQQNPAREARVMRCDIADSRRGVHKDMRVCELLQNQGREWNREKVERIVPPQERHLIERVQIGGPKSKDVYVWNYTKTCHYSVKSKYWVQCNEVGKRREPTMMNQPSFDFLYQLAWKSKASPKVHHFLWKCISNSLHVAENMKKKHMARDGQCLRCAHGTEKINHVLFQCPLARLVWALSSIPTPPGGILDNSLYSNLFHVLNLEKEYPKEDVQADTGKEYEAMSILQKQERTQRDGEKGRGVKNVRLKRRLQVGPKSVNPIQKWKPPPINWLKCNTDGAWHKDRENCGLGWICRGNNGKLIWVGARAIQRLGSSIVT; from the exons ATGCTGATTGGAAATGGGGAAACAGCTAAGATATGGCAGGATCATTGGGTACAACAAAACCCAGCAAGAGAGGCTAGAGTAATGCGTTGCGACATAGCAGATAGTAGGAGAGGAGTTCATAAAGACATGAGAGTTTGTGAGCTTCTTCAGAACCAAGGACGTGAGTGGAATAGAGAAAAAGTGGAGAGAATCGTCCCACCACAGGAAAGACACCTCATCGAGAGGGTACAGATTGGTGGACCAAAGAGTAAAGATGTATATGTTTGGAACTACACCAAGACATGCCACTACTCGGTGAAATCAAAGTATTGGGTTCAGTGCAATGAGGTGGGGAAGCGCCGTGAGCCAACGATGATGAATCAACCTAGCTTTGACTTTCTTTATCAGTTGGCGTGGAAATCCAAAGCAAGCCCGAAGGTACATCATTTTCTGTGGAAGTGTATCTCAAACTCACTACATGTTGCGGAGAACATGAAAAAAAAACACATGGCTAGAGATGGGCAGTGCCTAAGATGTGCTCACGGGACAGAAAAAATAAACCACGTTCTATTCCAATGTCCGTTGGCGAGACTGGTCTGGGCCCTATCCTCAATTCCCACGCCTCCAGGAGGTATCTTAGATAACTCACTCTACTCTAATTTGTTTCATGTTCTGAATCTGGAGAAAGAGTATCCTAAAGAGGATGTTCAAGCCGACACAG GGAAAGAGTATGAGGCGATGAGCATTCTCCAAAAGCAAGAGAGGACGCAGAGGGATGGAGAGAAAGGGAGAGGGGTGAAAAATGTAAGGTTGAAAAGAAGACTGCAAGTAGGACCCAAAAGTGTGAATCCGATTCAGAAATGGAAGCCACCTCCGATAAATTGGCTCAAGTGTAACACTGATGGTGCGTGGCACAAGGACAGAGAGAACTGTGGACTTGGTTGGATCTGTCGAGGCAACAATGGGAAGCTAATTTGGGTGGGAGCAAGAGCGATTCAAAGGTTAGGGTCGAGTATTGTGACATAA